From Pectinophora gossypiella chromosome 16, ilPecGoss1.1, whole genome shotgun sequence, one genomic window encodes:
- the LOC126373982 gene encoding von Willebrand factor-like isoform X3, with protein MEPIGCLSVCLLVCVTVAYGVLGANEGHGSLCRANERFLSCGGCQKSCRDPAPDCAGVCRAGCFCNDGEVRNDTGHCVQLHECPPVAPSSLLSTEPRVSGSECPADEEYRSCEPCNRTCDNPNPICPAQCARGCFCRDDLVRDKDGRCVKIENCSHVKRNDSSNKTPQYQLTCGPHQVYSSCRSCEKTCSSPIPECSQPCSAGCFCEDGYLKAPSGKCVKLEECPRAEVSLGGAQEPSIEDCSSDEIYLSCGWCEPSCWEPRPQCPRGVCTRGCLCRPPLLRHHSGHCVQQKDCRPRKGPYKKKEALKNNIYPGLWSMII; from the exons ATGGAGCCGATAGGTTGTCTGTCCGTTTGTTTGCTAGTTTGTGTGACCGTCGCCTATGGGGTTTTAg GAGCGAACGAAGGCCATGGGTCCCTGTGCCGAGCCAACGAGCGGTTCCTATCGTGCGGCGGCTGTCAGAAGAGCTGCCGGGATCCGGCGCCCGACTGCGCAGGAGTCTGCCGCGCTGGCTGCTTCTGTAATGACGGCGAGGTGCGCAACGATACCGGACACTGCGTGCAGCTGCACGAATGCCCGCCTGTTG CTCCATCATCTCTGCTATCAACGGAACCCCGCGTATCCGGGAGCGAGTGCCCAGCTGACGAGGAGTACCGGTCCTGCGAACCCTGTAACCGCACGTGCGATAACCCGAACCCCATCTGTCCCGCCCAGTGCGCACGCGGCTGCTTCTGTCGCGATGATCTAGTGAGGGACAAAGATGGCCGCTGTGTCAAGATCGAGAACTGCTCGCATGTCAAGAGGAATGACAGTT CCAACAAAACGCCTCAATACCAGTTGACCTGCGGGCCTCATCAGGTCTACAGCAGCTGTCGATCATGTGAGAAGACATGCAGCTCACCCATCCCGGAGTGCAGCCAACCCTGCAGCGCTGGCTGCTTCTGTGAAGATGGATACCTTAAGGCTCCCAGCGGAAAGTGCGTCAAATTAGAAGAGTGTCCAAGAG CTGAAGTATCTCTGGGAGGGGCGCAAGAGCCGTCGATAGAAGACTGCTCGTCTGACGAGATCTACCTGTCGTGTGGGTGGTGCGAGCCTAGCTGCTGGGAGCCGCGCCCACAGTGCCCTAGAGGGGTGTGTACTAGGGGCTGCCTCTGCCGCCCGCCACTCCTGCGCCACCACAGCGGCCACTGTGTCCAGCAGAAAGACTGTAGACCTC GGAAAGGTCCATACAAGAAAAAGGAAGCGCTGAAAAATAACATCTACCCCGGACTATGGAGtatgattatttaa